tggctgccaaaGGTTTCCTttaggtgctcaaattcctgtttcAATACAATGCTTGGCGTATCACGTTTGTCGAATCTGGTCAGTGATTTATCACATTTTGGATAAGGGTGCCATGGTGAGATTTTTTTGCTGCACTCAAGGATCATTGAGTTGTATTTGGAAAAGCCATAGTGCTCAGTTTCCTGCAAGATGCGCATACTAAATGGCAATACCGAtgaaggtctgttcaaaaaGAGCTGTTTATATTGTGTGTCTCTTATAGCAGGGATCGCAGGGTTTTATGGGTAGCCTCTAATCCTTAATGCATATGACGTACTCAGGTAGAACCGCCGTCTttcgagagaccactcattggctTCTACATAAAGGCTCTCGACTGGCGAGGTCCGGAACGCTCCAAGGACCAGGCGCATTCCCAGGTGATGTACAGGGTCCAACATTTCCAGAGTAGAAGGTCGTGCTGACCCATACACCACACAACCGTAATCAAGTtttgaaaggacagtggagacaTAGGTCCGGTGTAATGTATCGCTATCTGTGATCGGTGTGAGAGTACCtttaaaatgttcaaagacttaatgcattttttcttgagaGTTTTCAGGTGAGCTGAGAAAGACAGTTTTTCGTCAAAAATGAGaccgaggaatttgtgttcaggtTTCACGCTTATACTTTGGTTGCACATAGAAAGAATGGGGTCTGGGAACATTCCCCGAACCTTCGAGAAACTAACACAAACTGTCTTGTCGGGAGAGAACTTGAAGCCATTTTCCTGAGACCATCTAACCAGCTTATTTATTGTTAGAGCTCTGTAGCTGACGTTCGCACACAGATAGGTTAGAGGAGCAATAAGAAATCTGGACATCGTCGACGTATAACGAATACTCGATTGATGTAGGGATAACACTTGCTATAGAATTCATTTTCACGATGAAAAGGGTCACGCTAAgtacggatccctgcgggacaccattttcctggatgaatggacgagatagtgttgtcacaacttgtaccctgaaagTTCTCCCCTGCAAGAAAGTGGTAATATATTATATACCATGTGTATTATTATACCACGTATATCAAGTGCATGCAAGTCTCGaaggataccatatcgccatgctgtatcgCATGCCTTCTCTAGATCGAAGAACACAGACATacagtgctgtttcctgacgaaggcttctctaATGGTAGTCGCCAAACGCAAAAGTTGGTGGACTGTTGAGCAAGCAgctctaaagccacactgatatttatctaaacaattattttcttatAGAGAATACATAAGACGGTTATTGaccatgcgctcaaaggtcttccccagacaacttgtcagcgctatgggtcggttactgcacgggtgcgagggatcttttcctggcttcagcagtggaaTTATAAGTGCATCCTTCCAGCCAGAAGGGAGAACACCTTCTAGCCAGACAAGATCAAAGAAATCCAGGACAGACTTTAATGAAGTTAAAGACAGATGTTTAAGCATGGCGTACACTATGCAATCAGGTCCAGGTGCCGAGTTTTTAGGGGATGACAGGGCCGTTTGCAGCACCGCCATTGAAAAAGGGTAGTTGTAACCGCACCTCTCATCTAACCCGCTATCAAATGTTTTCTTTCAGCAGATGATTTAATTTTTAAGAAATTTCTGCTGTAATGGGATGAACTTGACACTTGCTGGAAATGTTCCCCGAGGGCATTGGCCTGCTCCTCCATACTTTGACACACGGTACCGTTTATTTGGAGCAATGGTACACGGAAGCTTGTATAGTCGCCCGTTATTTTCTTTAGTCTGTCCCATATTATCTGTGATGGAGTTGTAGCATTTAAGGATGATACGAATCTTTGCTTGCTTTCGCGTCCAACGAGCTTTCGCTCTAGCTCTCCTGAAAGCAATTAGGTTTGTTGTAGTGGGGTGTCGtcgaaagacaccccacgcccggttttgttctttgcgtgtgctTCCACAGCGCTTGGAGAGTCGGCCAGATGTTTGTGGACTGTTCAGCGGCATTTATAATTGTATGAGTGATCAGCTTATTTGCCTCCTCAACATTCAAACCCTGAAAAGCAGAAAATGGGAAACTGGCTTCTCTTTCAAATATTTCCCAATTTGCCTCTTGtaatttccaccgtggtggacGTGTTCTTATGTTGTTAGTGTGACCACGAAATTTAATACTGAGCGGAAAATGGTCGCTACCTCGGGGATTCTGTTCGACTGTCCAGTCAAGAAGCTGAAAAATGATGGGCTGCATAGTGAAATGTCTATGCAAAAAAAATTTTGTGTTGAAGAGTTCACATAAGTTGGTAGACCAGTATTCAGAAGACAGAGTGACTTCGAAAGGAGgaccctctccaacattttcccccgtgCATCTAGTTTTGAACTCCCCCacaaaggattgtgggcattcaggtcgccTAAAATCATAAACGGCTGGGGGAGTTGATTGCATAAGTCTTCGAAATCTCTTTGCTCTATTATCACGGATGggggcaggtacagtgaacataCCGTGAAATTTCTGTCGAGGCATACTTCGACTGctactgcctccaagtctgtaacgagtggaaagtgttttgcaggtatgcactgtggatggactacagccacaccaccagatgcacgtgcgCTGCCTGTGCGGTCCTTCCTGAAAATATTATGTCGGCGGAAAGGGTTTAGGTTTTCTTCGTGTAGGTATGTTTCTTGTAGGCAGAAACAGACAGCTGTGTACTTTTCAAAAAAATCGTGTACATCATCAATGTTACTGTAGAGGCCTcaacagttccactgaaggaaaaCCTGTCCCATAATTAGAATGGAAAGAGGAAAGAGCAAAGGGACTCTGCACATTGTGTGTTAAGGGGGTGTGACACTTGGCGGGGGAAGCCTCTGTTTCTCCTTCGACTTGCCTCTACCACGACCTCCGTGCTTTTCTCTTTACTCCTTCCCTTGAGAAGGAGCTCTCTGGTCCAGTGTACTTGGAAGACTTGACGacgatttctgcgacatgcagtcatcgtcgtcaagctccattgagtgtgtggcagtctgggatgagctcccagtgagcccatcccaaactgaaagcgcaccatcaacctccgtagagatTGTGGCGGGAGCCGGCGGAGGCGAACTCTTCTCAGACTTTCCTtgtgtttggggagtgtggagtggaggcccacaAGTTTGGATCTCCACGGATACTCTGAGCGATGCCACTCCCCGACGCACCGCTTCAGAGAAAGATCCTTTTTTCTGAAACTCCAGTTGcgttttcgctgctttgtagGTGAGCTGCTGTACAGTCTTAattttcaatatttctttttcatcgCTAAAGCGTGGGCAGCTTCTTGAATAGGATGGGTGGTGGCCTTCGCAGTTGACACAACGGAAAGTGTTCTTACATGACTCTGGATTATGGTCATTGCCGTCACCCGCGCACTTGGAGCATATCAGGCGTCCACGGCACACTTGGGAATGGTGGACAAAtctctggcacttgaaacatcgaCGTGGGTTGGGTATGTAAGGTCGGACGTGACAGTTTACATACCCAGCCTTAATTTCTGTGGGGAGTGTGTGCAACTGGAAAGATAATATGACGTGCCTGGTAGGTGTTTCCTTGTTGTCCCTGCGGATGGATATTCGTTTGGCACTGATCACCCCTTGGTCTTTTAAACCCTCCTCGATCTCTGTCTCGGAGCACTGCAGTAGCTCCTCACTAGAGATAACACCTCTGACTGTGTTGAGCGTGCGGTGCGCAGTCACTAAGACTAGAATATCACCAATTTGCTTTAGCGACAACAGTGCTGAGCTCTGTTGCCTGCTCTGTACCTCAATGTGGGTGTCACCAgttctcaatttttttgcatTGTATGCTTTACCAATGACTTGTTCAAGGGTTTTAGCAACGAGGAACGGAGATATACTAGCTAGTGCTTTTGACTGATCCTCAGCCTGAAGGATGAGAATCTTCGGGAACCATGGTTCTGCAGTGGAGTTGAAGAACTGCAACGTTTGATATTCCGTGCGGTGCCTTTTATGGCGCCGATCAGGTTTTTTTTAGTGTTATCCATAAAGTGGAGGAGGTGATTCGGTGCAGTAGTATGtcacccaccatggagcccaacgagggaacgtgtcccacacgttaacactgcctctgcactatacccgagAGCAGTTTTCTAAAGGAAGaagtactgcccaaggttgacccttgccgccaaagaaggtgaaaaaggaaagagaggggtagagaaagagaaagcaatgaaaagggagatggcgactagctgaatagtcctggccgggctttccaggaccacccgtctatgggaagcagaggCCAAAGTGGTGTattgctttcccagaggggccccgaatggtccaaaccaacctctgAGTCCACTAAAACCACCAggatccccttttccccagacacgggacagccacgcacagctatacgtgggggtctccctcctgcggcgacccaaccgtgagtgcaggagggggctactgcggctgctgccgggcgatgggggcgccaagttcccgacgccggagGTCAATGTACTCTTACAGAATGTTTCACAGGGCGACTTTCCATGCTTCTGTTTAAGCTTTTTGTCAAAAGCGAATGATTTATTGTGTATACACAATAAAAATGGTGaatagctatatgacacaaaggacgaccaagtttCATACCCAgcatgtttttgaaataaaaTCCATTCAAGGTCGAGTAATAGGcagcagtaagattaatctgcttttggggtaagattaatctgctaaGATTAATCTGTTATCAAGCAACTTGGAAGCCCGGCAAAAGGAGGGGACGACTCTTGTCTTACCGCTGGGGTTGGTGACTCCCCCCTGTTATCCCGCGACTGGGAAGCGGGTGTGGAGGGAAAaggaaagggtccgtacgtgcCTGTCGCCGTTAGCGGGACCGTGTTGCGCTGGTCTGTTAGCCAGTGAATTGGGCGCTGACGGCTCATGTGTGCAGTTAGGGGTCATGCGATGCCTGCTGCAAGCCGTGGTGATGCGCAACATATAACCTCTTCCATGgaaatggtcaactccaccGTCTCGTGGTGCTGCCTGTTACCCCTGGTACGGCTTCGGCGGGCATGGAACTAACGGAGCTCTGGCCTACCCCCCGTCGAATTCGCTAGGTGAAAGTTCTGAAACCAACCAAAGAGGAAGCCGGCGCCATGGGGTGCCGGCTCTGCCGGCTCAGTCTGCTGCTGTGACCGACCCCGTCGGCCCGGATCCCCGACCATCCACACCGACCTTTGGTAGAATTGGGGCTCTCGATGCTCTCCCTCCAGACGCCGTACATGTCTCTGATCGATCCAGGCGTCAGGTGATCCTTAATGAGTTAGGGAATTTGGCGAGTCGACCAGCACATGCGGAGTTCCAGGCGGCCCGTCTTTATGATCTGGCTCGTCATGCTGCC
This genomic window from Ornithodoros turicata isolate Travis unplaced genomic scaffold, ASM3712646v1 Chromosome11, whole genome shotgun sequence contains:
- the LOC135371469 gene encoding uncharacterized protein LOC135371469, whose product is MYGVWRESIESPNSTKGRCGWSGIRADGVGHSSRLSRQSRHPMAPASSLFFNSTAEPWFPKILILQAEDQSKALASISPFLVAKTLEQVIGKAYNAKKLRTGDTHIEVQSRQQSSALLSLKQIGDILVLVTAHRTLNTVRGVISSEELLQCSETEIEEGLKDQGVISAKRISIRRDNKETPTRHVILSFQLHTLPTEIKAGYVNCHVRPYIPNPRRCFKCQRFVHHSQVCRGRLICSKCAGDGNDHNPESCKNTFRCVNCEGHHPSYSRSCPRFSDEKEILKIKTVQQLTYKAAKTQLEFQKKGSFSEAVRRGVASLRVSVEIQTCGPPLHTPQTQGKSEKSSPPPAPATISTEVDGALSVWDGLTGSSSQTATHSMELDDDDCMSQKSSSSLPSTLDQRAPSQGKE